From the genome of Argentina anserina chromosome 4, drPotAnse1.1, whole genome shotgun sequence, one region includes:
- the LOC126790820 gene encoding galactinol synthase 2 has translation MSTSDQTNGVEKRAYVTFLAGNGDYWKGVVGLAKGLRKANSAYPLVVAVLPDVPEEHLQILVSQGCIVRPIEPVYPPENQTQFAMAYYVINYSKLRIWEFVEYEKLIYLDGDIQVFDNIDHLFDMPNGSFYAVMDCFCENTWSHSPQFKIGYCQQCPEKVQWPADMGSPPPPYFNAGMFVYEPGLPTYHDLLETVKATPPTSFAEQDFLNMYFKDIYQPIPPVYNLVLAMLWRHPENVDLDRVKVVHYCAAGSKPWRYTGKEEHMEREDIKMLVKKWWDIFDDPSLDYNYNDDVIVKETENDRTVKLGPFIAALADAGVDHHITAPSAA, from the exons ATGTCTACTTCAGATCAGACAAACGGAGTAGAAAAGAGGGCATACGTGACCTTCTTGGCGGGCAACGGGGACTATTGGAAAGGGGTGGTTGGTCTCGCCAAGGGACTCAGGAAGGCAAACTCTGCCTACCCACTTGTGGTGGCTGTGTTGCCGGATGTTCCTGAAGAGCACCTTCAGATTCTGGTGTCTCAGGGATGCATTGTGCGCCCCATTGAGCCGGTCTACCCTCCTGAGAATCAGACTCAGTTTGCCATGGCTTACTATGTCATCAACTACTCGAAGCTCCGTATTTGGGAG TTTGTGGAGTATGAGAAGCTGATATACCTGGACGGCGATATACAAGTGTTTGATAACATTGATCACCTGTTTGACATGCCCAACGGCTCCTTCTATGCCGTGATGGATTGCTTCTGTGAAAACACTTGGAGTCACTCTCCTCAGTTTAAGATTGGATACTGCCAGCAGTGCCCTGAAAAGGTGCAGTGGCCAGCAGACATGGGCTCGCCCCCACCGCCTTACTTCAATGCCGGCATGTTTGTCTACGAGCCTGGTCTTCCAACTTACCATGATCTGTTAGAGACCGTCAAAGCCACCCCTCCAACCTCATTCGCTGAGCAG GACTTTTTGAACATGTATTTCAAGGACATATACCAGCCTATCCCTCCAGTGTACAACCTTGTCTTGGCAATGCTGTGGCGCCACCCTGAAAATGTCGACCTTGATAGGGTGAAGGTTGTTCATTATTGTGCTGCG GGTTCAAAGCCGTGGAGGTACACTGGTAAGGAAGAGCATATGGAGAGGGAAGACATAAAGATGCTGGTGAAGAAATGGTGGGACATTTTCGATGATCCTTCATTGGATTACAATTACAATGACGATGTTATTGTGAAGGAGACCGAGAATGACCGTACTGTAAAGCTTGGACCTTTCATTGCTGCATTGGCAGATGCTGGTGTTGATCACCACATAACTGCCCCATCTGCAGCTTGA